A single region of the Salicibibacter cibi genome encodes:
- a CDS encoding long-chain-fatty-acid--CoA ligase, whose protein sequence is MQGSPNKYEDIEIPEISLMEMLEQSLNDNPQKTAMTFGELTYTYEELKRNIQRVASGLSKRGVKKGDRVALMLPNCPQYPVSYFAVLSLGAIVVQVNPMYKPPELLHVLNDSDVSAIILLDDLQPIFQAIQKETGVKTAIEVSLKGPGEFDSLLNDDGEPPQTTIDAKEDVAVIQYTGGTTGRSKGAMLTHYNLVANTLQTSATQVIKSDDEQERVLSIAPLFHVYGMTSAMNLTLYRGGNIILVPRFDVEEVVGIIERLKPTSFPGVPTMYMALLQHYQTHPFDISSLNICTSGSAPLPVEVINQFNAITGANVAEGFGLSEASPVTHRNPVDGLQKTGSIGITLPNTEAKIVDIATGEEEQPTGEVGELIIRGPQIMKGYYGLPEETAETLRDGWLYTGDLANIDEDGYYFIVGRKKDLILASGFNVYPIEVEDVIYRHPAVQEAAVIGVPDPYRGETVKAVVVKHEGAELTEEGLIDFCKESLSNYKVPKLVSFVNELPKTAVGKILKRELIASETTK, encoded by the coding sequence ATGCAGGGGAGCCCGAACAAATACGAAGATATCGAAATACCTGAAATTTCGCTTATGGAAATGCTCGAACAAAGCCTCAACGATAATCCCCAAAAAACGGCGATGACGTTCGGGGAGCTTACGTACACATACGAAGAACTAAAGCGTAACATCCAACGTGTGGCGAGTGGACTCTCCAAACGCGGGGTCAAAAAAGGGGACCGTGTCGCGCTTATGTTACCGAACTGTCCACAGTATCCCGTGAGTTATTTTGCGGTGCTCAGCCTAGGGGCGATCGTTGTGCAAGTGAATCCGATGTACAAGCCACCGGAGTTGCTCCATGTGCTCAACGATTCAGATGTAAGCGCGATCATTCTGTTGGACGATCTCCAACCGATTTTTCAAGCGATACAAAAAGAAACCGGTGTCAAAACGGCCATCGAAGTCTCGTTAAAAGGACCCGGCGAATTCGATTCATTATTGAATGACGACGGCGAGCCGCCGCAAACGACGATCGACGCAAAAGAAGACGTGGCCGTCATTCAGTACACGGGGGGCACCACGGGGCGCTCGAAGGGTGCGATGCTCACTCACTACAACTTGGTGGCAAATACGTTGCAAACGTCGGCAACGCAAGTCATCAAAAGCGATGATGAGCAGGAACGGGTGCTCTCGATCGCGCCGCTCTTTCACGTCTATGGAATGACGAGCGCGATGAACCTCACGCTCTATCGCGGCGGAAACATCATCTTGGTTCCCCGTTTTGACGTCGAGGAAGTCGTCGGGATCATCGAGCGGCTCAAACCGACCAGTTTCCCCGGCGTGCCGACGATGTACATGGCATTATTACAGCATTATCAAACGCATCCATTTGATATCTCGTCGCTGAACATTTGCACGAGCGGTTCCGCGCCGCTCCCCGTTGAAGTTATCAATCAATTCAACGCGATCACCGGAGCGAACGTCGCTGAAGGGTTTGGCCTGTCCGAAGCCTCCCCGGTTACGCACCGCAATCCTGTCGATGGGTTACAAAAAACCGGGAGCATCGGCATCACATTGCCGAACACGGAAGCGAAAATCGTCGATATTGCCACCGGGGAAGAAGAGCAACCAACCGGTGAAGTCGGCGAACTCATCATTCGCGGCCCGCAAATCATGAAAGGGTATTACGGGTTGCCGGAAGAAACGGCAGAGACGCTTCGGGACGGCTGGCTCTATACAGGCGACTTGGCAAACATCGACGAAGACGGTTATTACTTCATCGTCGGCAGAAAAAAAGACCTTATCCTCGCGAGCGGTTTCAACGTTTACCCGATTGAAGTGGAAGACGTCATCTACCGCCATCCGGCCGTCCAAGAAGCCGCCGTCATCGGCGTTCCGGACCCATACCGTGGCGAAACCGTCAAAGCTGTCGTCGTGAAACACGAAGGTGCCGAACTCACGGAAGAAGGATTGATCGATTTTTGCAAAGAAAGTCTATCGAATTACAAAGTGCCAAAACTGGTTTCTTTTGTTAATGAACTGCCGAAAACCGCTGTCGGCAAAATATTAAAAAGGGAACTGATCGCATCCGAGACAACGAAATGA
- a CDS encoding PaaI family thioesterase has protein sequence MELASESHFFNHVGFERKEAENGDITIILDIDEKHMNRNGILHGGVHATMLDNILGAALAQRTGMPSTTISLNVNYLAPTKKGRLTASATILQLGYKSATVEGVITDAEGTAIAKGTGTFKILRKG, from the coding sequence GTGGAACTAGCAAGCGAAAGCCATTTTTTCAATCACGTTGGTTTCGAAAGGAAAGAAGCTGAAAACGGGGATATAACCATCATCCTCGATATCGACGAAAAGCACATGAATCGCAACGGCATCCTCCACGGCGGCGTCCACGCCACGATGCTCGACAACATCCTCGGCGCGGCCCTTGCTCAACGTACCGGGATGCCAAGTACGACCATATCCTTGAACGTCAACTACCTGGCTCCAACGAAAAAAGGACGGCTGACGGCAAGCGCCACGATTTTGCAACTCGGCTACAAGTCAGCAACTGTTGAAGGGGTTATTACGGATGCAGAAGGAACAGCGATCGCAAAAGGGACAGGGACATTTAAAATACTGAGAAAAGGATGA
- a CDS encoding ABC transporter ATP-binding protein, translated as MLTLTDVSVRYGFYEALTDISMKVEPGELVVLLGANGAGKSTIFRTISGLNKPTKGGIEWNGASIGGMSASKLVNAGIGHCPEGRKLFPEMSVYENLKMGSYAVRRNKKEVADTLERVYTLFPILEEKMKASAGSLSGGQQQMLAIGRAMMSRPQLLLLDEPSIGLAPLIVKQVFDVIHEINRGGTTVLLAEQNANAALKIADRGYVIEDGKIVVEGGQDELFANDEVRKAYIGA; from the coding sequence ATGCTGACGCTCACTGATGTATCGGTACGATATGGATTCTATGAAGCATTGACGGATATTTCCATGAAAGTGGAGCCTGGGGAACTGGTCGTGTTATTAGGCGCCAATGGGGCCGGGAAGAGCACGATATTTCGGACCATTAGCGGGTTGAATAAACCGACGAAAGGCGGGATTGAATGGAACGGAGCATCTATTGGCGGGATGTCGGCAAGCAAGCTGGTAAATGCCGGTATCGGCCACTGCCCGGAGGGCAGAAAATTGTTTCCGGAAATGAGTGTCTACGAAAATTTGAAAATGGGCTCCTATGCGGTCAGGCGCAATAAAAAAGAAGTCGCGGACACACTGGAGCGTGTGTACACGCTCTTTCCCATTTTGGAAGAAAAAATGAAGGCATCGGCAGGATCACTCAGCGGCGGTCAACAACAAATGCTCGCCATCGGAAGAGCAATGATGTCGCGTCCTCAACTACTTTTGTTAGACGAACCATCCATAGGGTTGGCCCCATTGATCGTTAAACAGGTTTTCGATGTTATTCACGAGATCAATCGCGGGGGTACGACTGTTCTTTTGGCTGAGCAAAACGCCAATGCTGCGTTAAAAATTGCAGACCGTGGTTATGTCATTGAAGACGGGAAAATTGTCGTGGAAGGAGGTCAAGATGAGTTGTTTGCCAATGATGAAGTCCGAAAAGCGTATATTGGGGCTTAA
- a CDS encoding MaoC family dehydratase N-terminal domain-containing protein gives MFEEAIGKGSNKVRNTVERGAVRKFADAIGDAHPIFVNEEAGKASRYGRNIAPPTFPRVFDYGEIVGLGLPSKGLIHGEQIYHYTRPLLVGEDIHCWTEVKDYKEKAGKSGTMGILTLEGKGEDSEGTLVFRAEQVVIITEAVRKGMEA, from the coding sequence ATGTTTGAAGAGGCAATCGGGAAGGGATCAAATAAGGTGAGAAACACGGTTGAACGGGGCGCTGTGCGCAAATTCGCCGATGCGATCGGTGACGCGCACCCGATTTTCGTTAATGAAGAGGCGGGGAAAGCTTCTCGCTATGGGCGCAACATCGCGCCGCCGACGTTTCCGCGCGTGTTTGATTACGGGGAGATCGTCGGATTGGGCTTGCCGAGCAAAGGCCTCATTCACGGCGAGCAAATCTATCATTATACGCGTCCCCTTCTCGTCGGCGAAGACATCCATTGCTGGACGGAAGTAAAAGATTACAAAGAAAAAGCAGGGAAAAGTGGCACGATGGGTATACTCACGCTTGAAGGAAAAGGCGAAGACAGCGAAGGTACGCTCGTTTTCCGCGCCGAACAAGTCGTGATTATTACCGAAGCGGTCAGAAAGGGGATGGAGGCATGA
- a CDS encoding amidohydrolase family protein, with protein sequence MADTGKPNKLNGIIDCDVHPIPRSLEELHAYLPSRWHKHYFSFSRPFYNHPHHVLRLDALPEKGGAPGSDPDFLREQLLHQFGIDYAILLPIPNITMWPNPTMAADLARAYNQWLADKWLDNNNSDGRFKGSITVAPQDPQAAVREIEHWANHPHMVQVLTDSGSGMNYGHKQFHPIYETCEHYGLPFAIHPTSEGLGINSPASPGYPTTYFEWSASLTFSIQAHLVSFISEGVFERFPGLKVALVEGGSSWLAPLLWRLDEGWRGLRNEVPWVKKLPSEYVRENVRVTSQPLHSPENKEHLLQIFEMMNAREVMMYASDYPHWDFDSPIRTFPKMDGDLKNRIFYENAKDFYQKLP encoded by the coding sequence GTGGCAGACACTGGAAAGCCAAATAAATTAAACGGCATTATCGATTGCGATGTGCACCCGATACCAAGGAGCTTGGAAGAATTGCATGCCTATCTTCCTTCTCGATGGCACAAACATTATTTTTCATTTTCCAGGCCTTTTTACAACCATCCCCATCACGTTCTTCGATTGGATGCGCTGCCTGAAAAAGGAGGTGCTCCGGGTAGTGACCCTGATTTTCTCAGAGAACAATTATTGCATCAATTTGGGATTGATTATGCTATTTTGCTGCCGATTCCGAATATAACGATGTGGCCCAACCCTACCATGGCCGCTGATTTGGCAAGGGCTTACAATCAATGGCTTGCTGACAAGTGGCTGGATAATAACAACTCGGATGGGCGATTCAAAGGTTCGATCACCGTAGCGCCCCAGGATCCGCAAGCCGCGGTTCGTGAAATCGAACACTGGGCGAACCATCCCCATATGGTTCAGGTTCTTACGGATTCCGGTTCGGGCATGAATTACGGGCATAAGCAATTTCACCCTATTTATGAAACTTGTGAACACTATGGCCTTCCGTTTGCCATTCATCCAACATCTGAAGGATTGGGGATAAACTCACCGGCATCGCCAGGATATCCGACGACTTATTTTGAATGGTCGGCAAGCCTTACATTTTCAATTCAGGCTCATCTCGTCAGTTTTATTTCAGAGGGCGTTTTTGAACGCTTTCCAGGTTTGAAGGTCGCGCTTGTTGAAGGAGGATCCTCGTGGCTCGCTCCCCTTCTTTGGCGCTTAGATGAAGGGTGGAGAGGACTTCGAAATGAAGTGCCATGGGTGAAGAAGCTTCCAAGTGAATACGTAAGAGAAAATGTTCGAGTTACGTCACAACCCTTGCATTCGCCTGAAAATAAAGAACATCTTCTGCAAATATTTGAAATGATGAATGCCAGGGAAGTGATGATGTACGCGAGTGATTATCCTCATTGGGACTTTGATTCACCGATCAGAACGTTCCCCAAGATGGACGGCGATCTAAAGAATCGTATTTTCTATGAAAATGCAAAGGATTTTTATCAAAAACTACCGTAA
- a CDS encoding Rieske (2Fe-2S) protein: MAEHVVATVGEIREGKRKIVKIGNISIGVFNIKGEFFAIKNICPHKGAPLCKGSVQGMYVCGDDLDDVRLINEGEILRCPWHGWEFNIKSGKSIVDPNRYYVKNYEVTVDREQPVDAQVETFPTSVRDKNVIVHV, encoded by the coding sequence ATGGCAGAACATGTTGTCGCAACAGTTGGTGAAATTCGAGAAGGGAAAAGAAAAATCGTTAAAATTGGCAATATTTCTATCGGCGTTTTTAATATCAAAGGGGAGTTTTTTGCCATAAAAAATATATGCCCTCATAAGGGAGCGCCCCTATGTAAGGGAAGTGTCCAAGGCATGTATGTTTGCGGCGATGACTTGGATGACGTTCGTTTGATTAACGAGGGGGAGATCCTCCGTTGCCCATGGCATGGATGGGAATTTAATATTAAAAGCGGAAAGTCAATTGTTGATCCCAATCGTTATTATGTTAAAAACTATGAAGTTACCGTTGATAGAGAACAACCGGTGGACGCGCAGGTTGAAACGTTCCCTACGAGTGTGCGCGATAAAAATGTCATCGTACATGTCTAA
- the fabG gene encoding 3-oxoacyl-ACP reductase FabG, with amino-acid sequence MTHFSGRTAFVTGGSRGIGRGIAERLVHDGAKVAIIDVNEEALEEVRDHFSGQDVLAMKADVTNRDEVEKAMKATYDEYGSIDILVNNAGVIRDNMLFKMSEGDWQAVMDVHLKGAFNAASVAQTYMVEQKYGRIINLSSTSALGNRGQANYSTAKAGLQGFTKTLAIELGKFGITANSIAPGFIETDMTKATAERIGVPFEKMVEARAAEIPVQRSGKAEDIANAVAFFADERSSFVSGQVIYVAGGPKD; translated from the coding sequence ATGACACATTTTTCAGGACGAACAGCATTTGTAACCGGAGGAAGCAGAGGCATCGGGCGCGGCATAGCCGAGCGTCTCGTCCATGACGGTGCGAAAGTGGCGATCATCGATGTTAACGAAGAGGCGTTGGAAGAAGTGCGTGACCATTTTTCCGGGCAAGATGTTTTAGCCATGAAAGCGGACGTCACCAATCGTGATGAAGTGGAAAAAGCGATGAAAGCAACGTATGACGAATACGGATCCATCGACATTCTCGTGAACAACGCCGGTGTCATCCGCGATAACATGCTTTTCAAAATGAGCGAAGGCGATTGGCAAGCTGTCATGGATGTCCATCTCAAAGGCGCTTTCAATGCCGCGAGTGTGGCGCAAACGTATATGGTTGAGCAGAAGTACGGCCGCATTATTAATCTATCATCGACGTCGGCGCTCGGGAATCGTGGACAAGCGAACTATTCAACGGCAAAAGCCGGTTTGCAAGGATTCACGAAAACACTGGCGATTGAACTTGGGAAGTTCGGGATTACGGCGAACTCCATTGCGCCCGGTTTCATTGAAACCGACATGACGAAGGCGACGGCCGAGCGAATTGGCGTCCCTTTTGAAAAAATGGTGGAAGCACGTGCTGCGGAAATTCCGGTGCAGAGAAGCGGAAAAGCGGAAGATATTGCGAATGCGGTGGCATTCTTCGCCGATGAACGTTCGTCGTTCGTGAGCGGGCAAGTCATCTATGTCGCCGGCGGACCGAAAGATTAA
- a CDS encoding thiolase family protein, with the protein MEDVVIVSAVRTAIAKKGGALASVDPAVYGGEVIGEALRRADVEHEAIEDVIFGNCLSGGGNIARVSLLEAGLPVDIPGLTIDRQCGSGINSVALAAEKIIAGNADVVVAGGTESMTRSPHLLAVQEKAYDLRPPKFINRRLSPDAIGDPPMGVTAENLAEKYEVSREEQDAFALRSQERMANAVDKGYFKDQIVPIDVKTRKGTVTFDQDEHPRPDVTKESLAKLPPVFKKDGSVTAGSSSGINDGASALVLMSGTEAKKRGLKPLARVTASAVAGVDPNIMGIGPVPAVKKVLEKSGDKLDDFDLIELNEAFAAQVLACDRELSFDMDKVNVNGGAIAHGHPIAATGGMLVTKTCHELERRGEKKGLVTACIGGGQGIALVVERD; encoded by the coding sequence ATGGAAGATGTCGTTATCGTTTCTGCCGTACGGACGGCCATCGCGAAAAAAGGCGGGGCACTGGCGTCCGTCGACCCGGCCGTGTACGGCGGCGAAGTGATTGGGGAAGCGTTACGCCGAGCGGACGTTGAACACGAAGCAATAGAAGACGTCATTTTCGGCAACTGCTTAAGCGGGGGAGGAAACATTGCGCGTGTGTCGCTCCTCGAAGCGGGTTTACCCGTAGACATTCCCGGGCTCACGATTGACCGCCAATGCGGCTCCGGCATTAATAGTGTCGCGCTCGCGGCCGAGAAAATAATCGCGGGCAACGCTGATGTCGTTGTTGCCGGCGGCACCGAAAGCATGACGCGCAGCCCGCACCTTTTGGCGGTACAAGAAAAAGCCTATGACCTGCGACCGCCGAAGTTTATCAATCGGAGACTATCGCCCGATGCTATCGGGGACCCGCCGATGGGCGTCACGGCTGAAAATTTGGCTGAAAAATATGAGGTCAGCCGCGAAGAACAGGATGCCTTCGCTTTACGAAGCCAGGAACGAATGGCAAACGCGGTCGACAAAGGATATTTTAAAGACCAAATCGTTCCGATCGACGTGAAGACACGGAAAGGCACGGTTACGTTTGACCAAGACGAGCACCCCCGTCCGGATGTGACGAAAGAATCGCTCGCGAAGCTTCCGCCGGTATTCAAAAAAGACGGCAGCGTCACGGCCGGCAGTTCCTCCGGCATTAACGACGGGGCATCCGCGTTAGTCTTGATGTCCGGAACTGAAGCCAAAAAACGCGGACTAAAGCCGCTGGCAAGGGTCACGGCATCAGCCGTCGCGGGTGTGGACCCGAACATCATGGGCATCGGACCCGTACCGGCAGTGAAAAAAGTGTTGGAAAAAAGCGGTGACAAACTCGATGATTTTGATTTAATTGAACTGAACGAAGCGTTTGCCGCTCAAGTGCTCGCGTGTGACCGGGAACTTTCCTTTGACATGGACAAAGTCAACGTGAATGGAGGAGCGATCGCCCATGGCCACCCGATTGCCGCAACCGGGGGAATGCTCGTGACAAAAACATGCCATGAACTTGAGCGCCGCGGGGAGAAGAAAGGACTAGTCACCGCCTGCATCGGCGGCGGCCAAGGCATCGCACTCGTTGTGGAGAGAGATTAA
- a CDS encoding 2-phosphosulfolactate phosphatase has product MKKCRLWLSTEEIKQESLQGATVVVIDVLLATTTLVTIMERGARRIYPVSSVEEANQLKAKLDHPSVLTGGELGGQPVEGFDMAHLPDEYTPERIKGQDIIFLSSNGTRAIMKANAAETLLLGNLRNAYAVADHINREAPEEVIIICAGSLGQFSLEDYVCANLILSQLDVGNAHLNDAAVYARNQRFDPDNVAELVAKGRVGRNFQKLGLDELFEFVVDVGTSSSIVALHNGVELGFTSIGSETK; this is encoded by the coding sequence ATGAAAAAATGCCGTTTATGGTTATCGACAGAAGAAATTAAGCAAGAAAGCTTGCAGGGCGCGACGGTGGTTGTGATTGACGTGCTTCTCGCGACAACGACACTCGTCACGATTATGGAACGGGGCGCCCGGCGTATCTACCCCGTTTCAAGCGTCGAAGAAGCAAATCAATTAAAAGCAAAGCTCGATCATCCATCCGTACTTACCGGCGGAGAACTTGGCGGCCAGCCTGTTGAGGGGTTTGATATGGCCCATTTGCCGGATGAGTACACCCCTGAACGCATCAAAGGCCAGGATATTATCTTTTTGTCTTCCAATGGCACGCGGGCAATTATGAAGGCAAATGCAGCGGAAACACTGCTATTGGGAAATTTGCGAAACGCATACGCAGTCGCGGATCATATTAACCGGGAAGCCCCGGAAGAAGTCATCATCATCTGTGCAGGCTCGCTCGGACAATTTTCCCTGGAAGATTATGTTTGTGCAAATCTTATCCTGTCACAGCTCGACGTTGGGAATGCCCACCTGAATGATGCCGCTGTGTATGCACGGAACCAACGTTTTGATCCCGATAATGTTGCGGAACTTGTGGCAAAAGGACGCGTCGGGCGTAATTTTCAGAAATTGGGCTTGGATGAGCTCTTCGAGTTCGTGGTAGACGTGGGGACCTCATCGTCAATTGTAGCGCTTCATAACGGGGTTGAATTAGGATTTACGTCCATCGGGAGTGAAACGAAATGA
- a CDS encoding MaoC/PaaZ C-terminal domain-containing protein, whose protein sequence is MSAIAEKKVGDTLEPVTLSPVSRLDLIKYAGASGDYNPIHTIDEEAEKAGLPGIIAHGMWTMGNLSKLFTPYYDEGFIETYQIRFRGMVFLDDVISLNAEVSEQAEGKITFNVNAKNQKEEDVLKGTVVFRTY, encoded by the coding sequence ATGAGCGCGATTGCAGAAAAAAAGGTAGGCGACACGTTGGAACCCGTAACCCTTTCTCCGGTTTCTCGGCTCGATTTAATCAAATACGCCGGCGCATCCGGCGACTATAACCCGATTCATACGATTGATGAAGAAGCGGAAAAAGCAGGGCTTCCAGGCATCATCGCCCACGGCATGTGGACGATGGGCAACCTTTCCAAACTCTTCACCCCTTACTATGATGAAGGTTTTATCGAAACATATCAAATCCGCTTTCGAGGGATGGTTTTTCTCGACGACGTGATTTCATTGAACGCGGAAGTGAGTGAGCAAGCCGAAGGGAAAATCACGTTTAATGTGAACGCGAAAAATCAAAAAGAAGAAGATGTTTTAAAGGGCACGGTCGTTTTTAGGACGTATTAG
- a CDS encoding ABC transporter substrate-binding protein: MKKISMVFGGIMLLLAVGCNGGGESDVTEEAEGTPAPGAPDGGDGGEEVEVETEVAEGTEVVDIGFSGPLSGAGAYYGNNTLNGLTMAIDEINESGGFEVDGEMYSFNLVSLDDQYLPDETGANVRRLVQENDTPAIFVPHSGGTYATQVFNEEDEVLLGAYSSEPEITQQDNDLTWRIPPTYDNYVEPFSEYQMERFGTDLAMLAPNTEFGMDWVEALGPAWEEMGGEVVHDSSVDYEQDTDFYTLITNALSDDPDVLFVGGSSEPTAQVMQQARELGFEGGFLVMDQAKLDEIDNVLGGAPDIIEGSVGVAPLVHDIHEGNEQFVSNYQDMHDADPGSEAGYHYYSVYILAEAMQAAGDTENAHAIREHLDEGLQQVDEDKRIYDVTEVAEDGGMTTELRMAVVEDGEIELVDFDD; encoded by the coding sequence ATGAAGAAGATTAGTATGGTGTTCGGTGGCATTATGTTGCTATTGGCGGTTGGGTGCAACGGCGGCGGAGAGTCGGATGTCACGGAAGAAGCAGAAGGAACCCCTGCACCCGGAGCTCCCGATGGTGGTGACGGAGGCGAAGAGGTTGAAGTCGAGACGGAAGTGGCCGAAGGTACGGAAGTGGTGGACATTGGGTTTAGCGGACCGTTAAGTGGTGCCGGCGCTTATTACGGAAACAATACGTTGAACGGCCTCACGATGGCAATTGACGAAATTAATGAAAGCGGGGGTTTTGAGGTGGATGGGGAAATGTATTCATTTAATCTCGTGTCCCTCGATGACCAATACTTGCCGGACGAAACAGGCGCCAACGTGCGAAGACTTGTGCAGGAGAATGACACGCCCGCCATTTTCGTACCCCATAGCGGTGGAACGTACGCGACCCAAGTATTTAACGAAGAAGACGAGGTTCTGCTCGGCGCATATTCCAGTGAGCCGGAGATCACCCAACAGGATAACGATTTGACGTGGCGAATTCCACCTACGTATGACAACTATGTAGAACCGTTTTCCGAATACCAAATGGAGCGTTTCGGAACGGATTTGGCCATGTTGGCTCCAAATACCGAATTCGGCATGGACTGGGTAGAAGCGCTGGGACCTGCTTGGGAAGAAATGGGCGGTGAAGTTGTTCATGATAGTTCCGTGGATTATGAACAGGATACCGACTTTTACACCTTGATCACAAACGCATTAAGCGATGACCCGGATGTTCTCTTTGTCGGCGGCTCTTCGGAACCAACGGCACAAGTCATGCAACAGGCGAGAGAACTTGGCTTTGAGGGCGGATTTCTCGTCATGGACCAGGCGAAGCTCGATGAAATTGATAATGTTCTCGGCGGCGCGCCGGATATCATTGAAGGTTCGGTCGGTGTGGCCCCGCTCGTCCATGACATTCATGAAGGAAACGAACAATTTGTCAGCAATTATCAAGACATGCATGATGCCGATCCCGGCTCGGAAGCCGGCTACCACTATTATAGCGTCTATATTCTAGCTGAAGCCATGCAGGCAGCCGGTGATACCGAAAATGCGCATGCCATTCGCGAGCACCTGGATGAAGGGTTGCAACAAGTGGATGAAGACAAACGCATTTATGATGTCACCGAAGTAGCCGAAGACGGCGGGATGACAACGGAATTGCGAATGGCTGTCGTTGAGGACGGTGAAATTGAACTCGTTGATTTTGACGACTAG
- a CDS encoding acyl-CoA dehydrogenase family protein, translated as MDLRLTEEQKMVQTTIRKFVEKELMPLENDVLRNEREGRPSLPEGKIRELQQKAKDAGFWGINTPEEYGGADLGQVMYAIVMMEVSKTFVPFTFGGSADNILYYGNEEQKKKYLLPTISGEKRSCFAMTEPGAGSDTQNIKMTAEKDGDEWVLNGEKTFITGGNEADFVMVIAITDKEAHAANGRDGSTCFIVERDMGWKSEYIDTMGEWGPASLIFDQVRVPEENILGDLHRGYDLGLEWIGFARWIVGARAVGSAERLLNMAIDYSKERETFGKPISTRQAIQWQIADSAVELEAAKWLVLNAAFSLDNGEDNRHYASMAKLYGATKGNDIIDRVMQIHGGMGYTKELPIERWYREARLWRIYDGTDEIQRLIISRNLLKGNVKLGQHV; from the coding sequence ATGGATTTACGCTTAACGGAAGAACAAAAAATGGTGCAAACAACGATTCGCAAATTCGTAGAAAAAGAACTAATGCCACTGGAAAACGATGTACTCCGCAATGAACGGGAAGGGAGACCGAGCCTTCCCGAAGGAAAAATCCGCGAACTGCAACAAAAAGCGAAAGACGCCGGTTTCTGGGGCATCAATACGCCGGAAGAATACGGCGGCGCTGACCTCGGCCAAGTCATGTACGCGATCGTCATGATGGAAGTGTCGAAAACGTTCGTCCCATTTACGTTCGGCGGTTCGGCCGATAACATTTTGTATTACGGCAACGAAGAACAAAAGAAAAAATACCTGCTTCCGACGATCAGCGGGGAGAAAAGATCTTGCTTTGCTATGACGGAACCCGGTGCCGGTTCTGACACGCAAAACATCAAAATGACCGCGGAAAAAGACGGCGATGAATGGGTGCTGAACGGCGAGAAAACGTTCATCACCGGCGGCAATGAAGCGGACTTCGTCATGGTGATCGCAATCACGGACAAAGAAGCGCACGCGGCAAACGGCCGGGACGGCAGCACTTGTTTCATTGTGGAACGGGACATGGGCTGGAAATCCGAATATATTGACACGATGGGCGAATGGGGACCGGCATCGCTTATTTTCGATCAAGTGCGCGTCCCGGAAGAAAACATTCTCGGCGATTTGCATCGGGGTTACGATCTTGGGCTTGAATGGATCGGTTTCGCCCGCTGGATCGTGGGGGCACGGGCGGTCGGATCGGCTGAACGTTTGCTCAATATGGCCATCGATTATTCCAAGGAGCGGGAAACGTTCGGCAAACCGATATCCACGCGCCAAGCGATCCAGTGGCAAATCGCGGACTCCGCGGTTGAACTGGAAGCGGCCAAATGGTTGGTGCTCAATGCCGCCTTCAGCTTAGACAACGGCGAAGATAACCGCCACTATGCCTCGATGGCAAAACTATACGGGGCTACGAAAGGCAACGACATTATCGATCGTGTCATGCAAATCCACGGCGGAATGGGCTATACGAAAGAACTTCCCATCGAACGCTGGTACCGGGAAGCCCGGCTCTGGAGAATTTATGACGGCACCGACGAAATCCAGCGCTTGATTATTTCCAGAAATCTATTAAAAGGCAATGTAAAACTAGGCCAACACGTGTAA